A genomic window from Thermincola ferriacetica includes:
- the ilvB gene encoding biosynthetic-type acetolactate synthase large subunit: MKFSGAEILVKSLMEEGVDTIFGYPGGAVLEIYDALYHSSIKHYLVRHEQGAIHAADGYARATGKPGVCLATSGPGATNLVTGIATAYMDSIPIVAFTGQVACDLIGRDSFQEADITGITLPITKHNFLVKDVRDLARTIKEAFHIATTGRPGPVLIDIPKDVSIKKTKFKYPETVELRGYRPILYGNPNQIRQAAQLIMDAKRPLIYAGGGVVISGAHKELLELAELTGCPVTTTLMGIGSFPENHPLSLGMLGMHGTKYANYAVCECDLLISVGARFDDRVTGRLDEFAPHAKIIHIDVDPAEIGKNVRVDVPIVGDVKNVLAEINKQLEPQKHPQWEEQIRHWKETYPLTYSKEGCLKPQYVVEQIYEVTKGDAIITTEVGQNQMFAAQFYTYTEPRTFITSGGLGTMGYGLPAAIGAKVGRPDKVVIDIAGDGSIQMNIQELATAVHNEIPVIVAILNNNFLGMVRQWQEIFYEGRYSYTEISGPDFVKLAEAYGALGLRVTEAKDVKPALEQAIAANKPVLIDFVVEREENAFPMVPPGGTLNRMLGG; encoded by the coding sequence ATGAAGTTTTCAGGCGCCGAGATCCTGGTAAAAAGCTTAATGGAAGAAGGTGTTGATACCATATTCGGATATCCCGGCGGGGCCGTTTTGGAAATTTATGATGCTTTATACCATTCTTCAATTAAGCATTACCTGGTGCGGCACGAACAAGGAGCCATCCATGCTGCTGACGGCTACGCAAGAGCCACGGGAAAACCAGGGGTTTGTTTGGCAACCTCCGGCCCTGGGGCTACCAACCTGGTGACAGGGATAGCCACTGCCTATATGGATTCCATCCCCATTGTTGCCTTTACGGGGCAGGTAGCTTGCGACCTGATAGGCAGAGATTCCTTCCAGGAAGCAGATATAACCGGTATAACCTTACCTATAACAAAACATAACTTTCTGGTCAAAGATGTTAGGGACCTGGCCCGGACGATTAAAGAGGCATTCCATATTGCTACAACGGGGCGCCCGGGTCCGGTGCTTATAGATATTCCCAAAGATGTTTCCATTAAAAAGACCAAGTTTAAGTACCCGGAAACAGTAGAACTGAGAGGTTACCGCCCCATTTTGTACGGTAACCCCAACCAAATTAGGCAGGCGGCCCAACTGATTATGGACGCAAAACGGCCGCTGATTTACGCCGGGGGTGGGGTAGTTATATCAGGCGCCCATAAAGAACTTCTGGAATTGGCCGAACTGACGGGCTGCCCGGTAACCACCACCCTGATGGGGATTGGAAGTTTCCCGGAAAATCATCCCTTATCACTAGGTATGCTGGGCATGCACGGGACCAAGTATGCTAACTATGCTGTCTGTGAATGCGATCTGTTAATTTCCGTCGGCGCCAGGTTTGATGACAGGGTAACGGGTAGACTTGACGAATTTGCACCACATGCCAAGATTATACATATCGATGTTGACCCGGCGGAAATAGGGAAGAATGTCAGGGTTGATGTGCCAATTGTCGGAGACGTAAAAAATGTGCTTGCCGAAATTAATAAGCAACTTGAACCTCAAAAACATCCCCAGTGGGAAGAACAAATAAGGCACTGGAAAGAAACCTATCCATTAACCTATTCTAAAGAAGGATGCCTGAAACCACAATACGTTGTCGAACAAATTTACGAAGTTACCAAAGGAGACGCCATTATAACCACCGAAGTAGGGCAAAACCAAATGTTTGCCGCCCAATTTTATACTTATACTGAGCCCAGAACCTTTATAACTTCAGGCGGATTGGGGACCATGGGTTACGGGCTGCCTGCCGCCATCGGAGCAAAGGTAGGCCGGCCCGATAAGGTCGTCATCGACATTGCCGGCGATGGCAGTATCCAGATGAACATTCAGGAACTGGCCACCGCTGTTCACAATGAAATTCCGGTTATAGTGGCCATTTTAAATAATAACTTCCTGGGTATGGTCAGGCAGTGGCAGGAGATATTCTATGAAGGGCGTTACTCATACACGGAAATAAGCGGGCCCGATTTTGTAAAACTTGCAGAAGCGTATGGGGCGCTTGGGTTGAGGGTTACAGAGGCTAAAGATGTGAAACCTGCGCTGGAACAGGCTATTGCCGCCAACAAACCGGTACTCATAGACTTTGTGGTGGAACGGGAAGAGAATGCATTTCCCATGGTACCGCCCGGAGGTACTTTGAACCGGATGTTAGGAGGTTGA
- the argH gene encoding argininosuccinate lyase — translation MKLWGGRFQKETDKLVEDFHSSIAFDRRLAKQDVRGSIAHARMLGKQGIISPEEVDKIIAGLQSILADIEGGKVEFEIGAEDIHMNIEKLLTERIGDVGRKLHTARSRNDQVALDIRIYLKQEIREIEALLVNLQETLLEMAEKHLYTVMPGYTHLQRAQPITFGHHLMAYFQMFKRDIERMQDCFKRTDVMPLGSGALAGTTFHLDRQAVAAELDFSAISENSLDGVSDRDFAIEFCAAAAILMMHMSRFCEEIILWASAEFQFIELDDAYSTGSSIMPQKKNPDVAELIRGKTGRVYGDLMALLTVMKSLPLAYNKDMQEDKEALFDAIDTVKGCLLVFTPMVETMRVNREVMARAASGGFTNATEVADYLAKKGVPFRKAHEIVGKLVLGCLEKGKSLDQLTVAEYKEASPLIEEDIYDAINIEKCVAARKVSGGPAPEAVLESIKSGRAWLERLKNIAS, via the coding sequence TTGAAATTATGGGGTGGCAGGTTTCAAAAGGAAACGGACAAGCTGGTGGAGGATTTCCATTCTTCCATTGCCTTTGACCGGAGATTAGCTAAGCAGGATGTCAGAGGAAGTATTGCTCATGCCCGTATGCTGGGGAAGCAGGGCATTATATCGCCGGAAGAGGTAGATAAAATAATAGCAGGTTTGCAATCCATTTTGGCCGACATAGAAGGCGGCAAAGTGGAGTTTGAGATAGGCGCCGAGGATATCCACATGAATATAGAAAAGCTTTTAACGGAGCGGATTGGCGATGTAGGGCGCAAGCTGCACACAGCACGCAGTAGAAATGACCAGGTAGCCCTTGATATTCGTATTTATCTGAAGCAGGAAATCAGGGAGATCGAGGCTTTACTGGTCAATCTGCAGGAAACCTTGCTGGAGATGGCAGAGAAGCACCTGTATACTGTTATGCCCGGTTATACCCACCTGCAGCGGGCTCAGCCAATCACCTTTGGGCACCACCTGATGGCTTATTTCCAGATGTTCAAGCGGGATATAGAACGCATGCAAGACTGCTTTAAGAGAACTGACGTTATGCCATTGGGGTCCGGCGCTTTGGCCGGGACAACTTTTCATCTGGACAGGCAGGCTGTGGCTGCGGAACTGGACTTTTCGGCCATCAGTGAAAACAGCCTGGATGGGGTCAGTGACCGTGACTTTGCCATAGAGTTTTGTGCTGCTGCTGCTATACTGATGATGCATATGAGCCGGTTCTGTGAAGAAATAATTTTATGGGCTTCAGCGGAATTTCAGTTTATTGAGTTGGACGACGCTTATTCCACAGGCAGTAGTATCATGCCACAGAAAAAGAACCCCGATGTGGCGGAACTTATTCGGGGTAAAACGGGCCGTGTATATGGCGACCTGATGGCGCTTCTGACAGTAATGAAGTCTTTACCCCTGGCTTATAACAAGGACATGCAGGAAGATAAGGAAGCATTATTTGATGCCATTGATACGGTAAAAGGCTGTCTCCTGGTCTTTACGCCAATGGTAGAGACGATGCGTGTAAACAGGGAAGTCATGGCCAGGGCTGCCAGCGGCGGATTTACCAATGCCACGGAAGTGGCTGATTACCTGGCCAAAAAAGGGGTGCCTTTCAGAAAAGCCCATGAAATTGTAGGCAAGCTGGTGCTGGGTTGTCTGGAAAAAGGTAAATCTCTGGACCAACTGACCGTTGCAGAGTACAAAGAGGCCTCGCCACTCATCGAGGAAGATATCTATGATGCCATAAACATAGAGAAATGTGTGGCGGCCAGAAAAGTTTCCGGCGGTCCCGCCCCTGAGGCCGTTTTGGAATCCATCAAATCCGGGCGCGCCTGGCTGGAAAGGTTAAAAAATATCGCTTCTTGA
- the dapG gene encoding aspartate kinase produces MKIIVQKFGGTSVATAEARHKAMEKIIRAKNEGFAPVVVVSAMGRKGQPYATDTLIDLVKSIDKEIEPRELDLLISCGEIISSVVLAHSLKAKGYPAVALTGAQAGILTDDNYGNAQIVNIDPTPIKKYVEEGKIVVVAGFQGCSSNGDVTTLGRGGSDTTATALGAAIKAEFVEIYTDVDGVMTVDPRLEPEANILKDITYKEICEMAYQGAKVIHPRAVEAAMSGHVPIKIKNTFSDAEGTLITDRAAARVITGLAHIADLSQIRVVLSEEAIQMAKVRVFKLMAEAKISLDLINVGSDSLHFVVSSEQAPKALNILQEAGFDARVRAGCAKVSIIGAGMEGVPGVMAKVMESLDKAGINVLQTSDSDITISCLVKEEDMADAVKVLHNAFGLNQQSDGEENSEQIL; encoded by the coding sequence TTGAAAATTATTGTGCAGAAATTTGGCGGTACTTCTGTGGCAACGGCAGAAGCCAGGCACAAAGCCATGGAAAAGATTATCCGGGCTAAAAATGAAGGTTTTGCACCGGTGGTGGTTGTTTCAGCTATGGGTAGAAAGGGACAGCCTTATGCCACCGATACCCTCATAGATTTAGTAAAATCAATTGATAAGGAAATAGAACCACGGGAATTGGATCTGCTGATTTCCTGCGGGGAAATTATTTCTTCCGTTGTTTTAGCCCATTCCTTAAAAGCCAAAGGATATCCCGCTGTGGCTCTGACGGGGGCGCAGGCCGGAATACTTACTGACGACAATTATGGAAATGCGCAAATTGTGAACATAGACCCCACACCGATTAAGAAATATGTCGAGGAAGGCAAAATCGTTGTAGTGGCTGGTTTCCAGGGTTGCAGTTCCAATGGGGATGTAACCACTCTTGGGCGGGGCGGCAGCGATACGACGGCAACTGCCCTAGGGGCAGCTATTAAGGCTGAGTTTGTCGAAATTTATACTGACGTTGATGGGGTAATGACCGTTGATCCCCGTTTAGAACCGGAAGCCAATATCTTGAAAGATATTACATACAAAGAAATTTGCGAAATGGCTTACCAGGGGGCCAAGGTTATTCATCCCAGGGCTGTGGAGGCAGCTATGTCCGGGCATGTGCCCATAAAGATCAAAAATACATTTAGCGATGCGGAAGGGACGTTAATTACTGATAGGGCGGCAGCAAGGGTAATTACAGGGTTGGCTCATATCGCAGATCTCTCCCAGATCCGGGTAGTTTTGAGCGAAGAAGCCATTCAAATGGCCAAGGTCAGGGTCTTCAAGTTAATGGCGGAAGCTAAGATAAGCCTGGATTTGATCAACGTTGGGTCTGATTCTCTGCATTTTGTGGTCAGTTCCGAACAGGCCCCAAAAGCGCTGAATATATTGCAGGAGGCGGGATTTGATGCCAGGGTTAGAGCCGGCTGCGCCAAAGTATCCATTATCGGAGCAGGTATGGAAGGCGTGCCGGGCGTTATGGCGAAGGTTATGGAGAGCCTTGATAAAGCAGGTATCAACGTACTGCAGACATCTGACTCCGACATCACTATTTCCTGCCTGGTAAAAGAAGAAGACATGGCTGATGCCGTCAAAGTTCTGCACAATGCCTTTGGGCTTAACCAACAATCAGACGGAGAAGAAAATTCCGAGCAAATTTTATAA
- the ilvE gene encoding branched-chain-amino-acid transaminase: protein MIIYLDGKYVPKEEAVVSIFDHGLLYGDGVFEGIRAYHGRVFRLQEHLVRLYESAKSIMLEIPVTIEEMEEIVLETLRRNNLRDAYIRLVVTRGVGDLGLDPRKCSKPTLFCIASSIQLYPSELYEKGLEVITVPTRRNISDALSPRIKSLNYLNNIMAKIEANLAGTLEAIMLNAEGYVAEATGDNVFLVKNGVLISPPNYAGLLEGVTRNAVMELAGKEGIEVKETLFTRHDIYIADEVFLTGTAAEIIPVVKVDARTIGDGKPGPITAKLTEAFHKLTEIDGPKIFPEE, encoded by the coding sequence ATGATTATCTATCTAGACGGTAAGTATGTACCAAAAGAAGAGGCTGTTGTTTCCATTTTTGACCATGGCCTGCTGTATGGTGACGGTGTGTTCGAGGGGATTAGGGCCTATCACGGCCGGGTTTTCCGCTTACAGGAACACCTGGTTCGCCTTTACGAATCAGCAAAATCAATTATGTTAGAGATACCGGTAACGATTGAGGAAATGGAAGAAATTGTCCTCGAGACCCTGCGCAGGAATAATCTGCGGGATGCTTACATAAGACTCGTTGTTACCAGAGGTGTGGGCGACCTGGGGCTGGATCCCCGTAAATGCTCCAAACCGACCCTTTTCTGCATCGCTTCCTCTATTCAGCTTTATCCCAGTGAACTTTATGAAAAGGGGCTGGAAGTTATAACAGTTCCCACGAGGCGGAATATTAGCGATGCTTTGAGTCCACGTATTAAATCACTGAACTACCTCAACAATATCATGGCCAAAATTGAAGCCAACCTGGCCGGTACTTTGGAAGCGATAATGCTGAATGCTGAAGGATATGTGGCAGAAGCTACAGGCGACAATGTTTTCCTGGTCAAGAACGGAGTGCTGATTAGTCCTCCAAATTACGCCGGATTGCTTGAAGGCGTAACAAGAAACGCCGTAATGGAATTGGCCGGGAAAGAGGGAATTGAAGTGAAAGAAACTCTCTTTACCAGGCATGATATTTATATTGCAGACGAGGTATTCCTTACAGGCACTGCCGCAGAAATTATTCCCGTTGTGAAAGTAGACGCCAGGACCATTGGCGATGGCAAACCCGGTCCGATTACCGCCAAGCTTACGGAAGCTTTCCATAAACTGACCGAAATTGACGGGCCCAAGATTTTTCCCGAGGAATAA
- a CDS encoding argininosuccinate synthase — protein sequence MAKKVVLAYSGGLDTSIIIPWLKENYGYEVIAMAADVGQGEELAPLNEKAIKTGASKIYIEDLKEEFVTDFVWPTLKAGAVYEGKYLLGTSFARPLIAKRLVEIARQEGAEAVAHGATGKGNDQVRFELTVKALAPDLKIIAPWREWDIRSREDAIEYAEARGIPIPVKKGHAYSMDRNLWHLSHEGEDLEDPWNEPKDEMLLMITPPEKAPDKPTYVEIEFEKGVPVKVDGKAYGPVELIQYLNEVAGKNGVGIVDMVENRLVGMKSRGVYETPGGTVLYAAHRELELLCLDRETLHYKDLLAQRYAELVYYGIWYHPLREALDAFVDVTQKTVTGTVRMKLYKGSCTPAGSKSPYSLYNEELSTFGRDEVYNQKDAEGFINLFGLPLKVRALMELKSGLRK from the coding sequence ATGGCCAAAAAAGTTGTGCTTGCGTATTCCGGAGGTTTGGATACCTCAATTATCATTCCCTGGTTAAAGGAAAATTACGGTTACGAAGTTATTGCCATGGCTGCCGATGTAGGCCAGGGAGAGGAACTGGCACCGTTAAATGAGAAAGCTATCAAAACAGGGGCCAGCAAGATTTACATAGAAGACCTGAAAGAAGAATTTGTCACCGATTTCGTCTGGCCTACCTTGAAAGCGGGGGCTGTATATGAAGGTAAATACCTGCTGGGTACAAGTTTTGCCCGCCCGCTCATTGCCAAACGTCTGGTGGAAATCGCCCGGCAGGAGGGTGCTGAAGCCGTGGCCCACGGAGCCACCGGCAAAGGCAATGACCAGGTGCGGTTTGAACTAACGGTAAAGGCACTGGCGCCCGATTTGAAAATTATCGCGCCCTGGCGTGAATGGGATATCAGGTCCAGGGAGGATGCTATCGAATATGCGGAAGCCAGGGGTATCCCCATTCCTGTGAAAAAAGGCCATGCTTACAGTATGGACCGGAACCTCTGGCATTTAAGCCACGAAGGAGAAGACCTGGAAGACCCATGGAACGAGCCCAAGGACGAAATGTTGTTAATGATTACCCCGCCGGAAAAGGCTCCCGATAAACCGACTTACGTGGAAATCGAGTTTGAAAAAGGCGTTCCGGTTAAGGTTGATGGAAAGGCTTACGGGCCAGTTGAACTGATTCAGTATTTGAACGAAGTTGCCGGCAAAAACGGCGTGGGTATAGTGGACATGGTAGAAAACCGGCTGGTGGGCATGAAGTCCAGGGGTGTTTACGAAACTCCGGGCGGAACCGTTCTGTATGCGGCCCACCGTGAATTGGAGCTTTTGTGTCTGGACAGGGAAACCTTGCATTACAAGGATCTGCTGGCGCAGCGCTATGCAGAACTGGTATACTATGGTATTTGGTACCATCCGTTGCGCGAAGCTCTTGATGCCTTTGTGGATGTGACCCAGAAAACAGTCACCGGTACGGTGCGGATGAAGCTGTATAAGGGTAGTTGTACGCCGGCCGGCAGTAAATCGCCTTATTCCTTGTACAATGAGGAGTTGTCCACCTTTGGACGCGATGAGGTATATAATCAGAAAGACGCTGAAGGCTTCATAAACCTTTTTGGCTTGCCTTTAAAGGTGCGGGCCTTGATGGAGCTGAAGTCCGGACTGAGAAAATAA
- the argF gene encoding ornithine carbamoyltransferase, translating into MIPHTTLKGKDLLALYALTREEIMDILKVAAELKQKQKEGIPHPLLAGKTLAMIFTKSSTRTRVSFEVAMHQLGGYPLFLSGQELQLGRGETIADTARVLSRYVDGIMIRTYAHSDVEELARYADVPVINGLTDLNHPCQILADFQTIIEHKGRLEGLKLAYVGDGNNVCHSLLNGCAKVGMHISVATPKGYEPNAEIVQKAMADARASGAVVEILEDPCRAVKDADVIYTDVWASMGQEAEYAKRLKIFRPYQVNPDLVKGAKPDYLFMHCLPAHRGEEVAAEVIDGPNSVVFDEAENRLHAQKAVLALTIG; encoded by the coding sequence ATGATTCCGCATACAACTTTAAAGGGAAAGGACCTACTTGCCCTATACGCGTTAACCAGGGAAGAAATAATGGATATATTGAAAGTTGCTGCAGAACTCAAGCAAAAGCAGAAAGAGGGGATACCCCATCCCCTTTTGGCCGGGAAGACGCTGGCCATGATTTTTACCAAGTCTTCCACCAGGACCAGGGTATCCTTTGAAGTAGCCATGCACCAGTTAGGGGGCTATCCCCTGTTCCTGAGCGGCCAGGAACTGCAGTTGGGCCGCGGCGAGACTATTGCCGATACAGCCCGGGTATTGTCCCGTTATGTAGACGGGATCATGATCCGCACCTATGCCCATTCCGATGTGGAGGAACTGGCCAGGTACGCTGATGTGCCCGTCATTAACGGGTTAACCGATTTAAACCACCCATGCCAGATCCTGGCCGATTTCCAGACCATTATAGAGCACAAGGGCCGTCTGGAAGGATTGAAGCTGGCCTATGTGGGAGACGGCAACAATGTCTGTCATTCCCTGCTGAACGGATGTGCCAAGGTGGGGATGCATATATCTGTTGCCACGCCCAAAGGGTATGAACCAAATGCGGAGATAGTGCAGAAGGCTATGGCCGATGCCCGGGCTAGCGGAGCAGTGGTGGAAATTCTGGAGGACCCCTGCCGGGCCGTTAAAGATGCTGACGTAATATATACCGACGTCTGGGCCAGTATGGGCCAGGAGGCAGAATATGCCAAGCGGCTGAAAATATTCAGACCTTATCAGGTAAATCCTGACCTTGTCAAAGGAGCCAAGCCGGATTACCTGTTTATGCACTGCCTGCCGGCCCACAGGGGAGAGGAAGTGGCGGCGGAAGTAATCGACGGCCCCAATTCTGTTGTTTTTGACGAGGCCGAAAACAGGCTGCATGCGCAGAAAGCCGTGCTGGCGCTGACAATAGGGTAG
- the ilvD gene encoding dihydroxy-acid dehydratase gives MRSDSVTKGLEKAPHRSLFKAMGYTNEELSRPLIGVVNAHNEVIPGHYHLNELAEAIKAGIRMAGGTPIEFPAIGVCDGIAMNHAGMKYSLASRELIADSIEIMTQAHAFDGLVLIPNCDKIIPGMLMAAARLNIPTVVVSGGPMLTGKYRGREVSLSNIFEGIGAVRAGRMTEEDLAEMEECVCPGCGSCAGMFTANTMNCLTEVLGMGLPGNGTIPAVYSGRRRLAKYAGMQIMELVKKDIKPLDIMTEKAFQNAIAVDMALGGSTNTILHLPAIANECGFELSLDLFQEINEKTPQLCKLSPSDTHHIQDLDEAGGIPAVMAELSKKGLIHLDLLTVTGKTVGENITGCSILNPEVIRPLGNPYSETGGLAILKGNLAPQGAVVKKAGVVPEMLRHSGPARVFDSEEETMSALMAGKIKKGDVIIIRYEGPKGGPGMREMLTPTATVAGLGLDKEVALITDGRFSGATRGASIGHVSPEAAEGGPIAIVQEGDIIEIDIPNGKLNIRLSDEEIKERLSAWQPPAPKVKKGYLARYAKMVTSASTGAVLKE, from the coding sequence ATGCGTAGCGATTCTGTAACCAAGGGTCTGGAAAAAGCCCCCCACCGGTCTCTGTTTAAAGCCATGGGTTATACCAATGAGGAACTGTCCAGGCCGCTGATTGGTGTGGTTAATGCACATAACGAAGTTATCCCGGGCCATTATCATCTAAATGAACTAGCAGAAGCGATAAAGGCCGGCATACGCATGGCCGGAGGTACACCCATAGAGTTCCCGGCAATCGGGGTCTGTGACGGCATAGCGATGAACCATGCCGGCATGAAGTATTCCTTGGCCAGCCGGGAGTTAATTGCCGATTCCATTGAGATTATGACGCAGGCCCACGCTTTTGACGGCCTGGTATTGATACCCAACTGCGATAAGATCATCCCCGGGATGCTAATGGCGGCGGCCCGGCTCAATATTCCCACTGTCGTGGTCAGCGGTGGGCCCATGTTAACAGGCAAATACAGAGGCCGCGAAGTATCTCTCAGCAACATATTTGAAGGCATCGGCGCAGTGCGTGCCGGCAGGATGACTGAGGAAGACCTGGCGGAAATGGAAGAGTGCGTATGCCCGGGCTGCGGTTCCTGCGCCGGCATGTTTACCGCCAATACCATGAACTGCCTGACGGAAGTACTGGGCATGGGTCTGCCGGGTAACGGTACCATACCCGCTGTTTATTCCGGTCGCAGGCGACTGGCCAAATACGCCGGTATGCAGATTATGGAGCTGGTGAAAAAGGATATTAAGCCGCTGGATATCATGACAGAAAAGGCCTTCCAAAACGCCATTGCAGTAGATATGGCCCTTGGTGGTTCTACCAATACAATATTGCATTTACCGGCTATTGCCAATGAATGTGGTTTTGAGCTAAGCCTGGATCTATTTCAGGAGATAAACGAAAAGACACCGCAATTATGTAAACTGAGCCCTTCCGATACCCATCATATTCAGGATCTGGACGAAGCAGGCGGTATCCCGGCTGTTATGGCTGAATTAAGTAAAAAAGGGCTTATTCATCTAGACCTTCTGACAGTAACAGGCAAAACAGTGGGTGAAAACATTACCGGTTGCTCCATTCTAAACCCGGAAGTTATTCGGCCCCTGGGCAATCCCTACAGCGAAACGGGCGGATTGGCAATTTTAAAGGGAAACCTTGCACCACAGGGGGCTGTTGTCAAAAAAGCCGGTGTAGTACCGGAAATGCTGAGGCATTCAGGCCCGGCCAGGGTGTTTGACTCCGAGGAAGAAACCATGTCTGCGCTAATGGCCGGTAAGATTAAAAAGGGCGATGTGATTATAATCCGTTACGAAGGGCCCAAAGGCGGGCCAGGTATGCGGGAAATGCTGACGCCGACGGCTACAGTGGCGGGACTGGGCCTGGATAAAGAGGTGGCGCTTATTACAGACGGTCGTTTTTCCGGCGCTACCCGCGGCGCATCTATCGGGCATGTCTCTCCCGAAGCTGCCGAAGGGGGACCTATAGCTATAGTACAGGAAGGAGATATCATTGAAATAGATATTCCCAACGGTAAACTGAACATCCGCCTCAGTGACGAGGAAATAAAAGAGAGGCTGTCCGCGTGGCAGCCACCCGCGCCAAAGGTGAAGAAAGGATACTTGGCCCGGTACGCCAAAATGGTTACTTCAGCCAGTACCGGCGCAGTTCTGAAGGAATAA